The DNA region TGCATGCTCGGTCGGAGTTATTTCTGTGAGAAGTTGTCACAAAAGCAGTTCAGTTTGAATCATTTGGTCGGGCGCGGGGAACAATCGAAGCGTTGTTTTACCACACAGGGCGATTCGACGCACATCAAATTTTACGGCGACGAAACTTGACAATCCTCCCCTCCAAAACATAATGCCAGCCATCACACGAAGTAACCAAACGCAATTCCAGCGGTAATCACAAAGCATCTCGAAGTAGCGCGGCATTCGGAAAAACACTGAATCCTGTTGCGCGCATTTCGCAGGGTGCTTTCATTTTCGGATTCCATGACTTCCCATTCTCACCACGACGCCAAAGACGACGCACAGGAACTTGGCAGGCTCGGTTACGCCCAGGAACTTTTTCGCACCATGGGCGGATTTTCCAACTTCGCCATTTCGTTTTCGATCATTTCGATTTTGACCGGAGCCGTCACACTGTACGACCACGGTTTGGCGATGGGCGGCCCGGCGCAAATGGCATTTGGTTGGCCGCTGGTCACGTTTTTCACCCTGGCAGTGGTTTGTAGCATGGCCGAACTGGCTTCGGCGTTGCCGACTTCCGGCGCGATGTATCATTGGTCTTGCAAGCTCGGCGGCAAAGGTTGGGGCTGGTTCACGGCCTGGTTCAATATCATCGGCCAGATTGCGGCGATTGCGGCGATTGATTATGGATGCGCAAAGTTCCTGACGCCTTTGCTGGGACTGAAGGCAGGCTATCTGTTGATAGTTTATGGGGCGATCCTGTTGTCGCATGCACTTATCAATCATTTCGGCATCCGGCTGGTGTCCTGGCTCAATGATTTCAGCGTCACGGTTCACATCATCGGAGTCATCGTCATTGTCGGCGCGTTGATGATCTTTGCGCCGAAACAACCCGTCAGCTTCTTCTTCGAACGAGTCACCGGCAACACCTCGGGCTGGCCTTACTGGTGGGCGTTCATCATCGGATTGTTGCAGGCGATGTGGACATTTACCGGCTACGACGCTTCGGCCAGCGTGTCCGAAGAAACCGTTGACCCACGCCGACGTGCTCCGTGGGGAATGGTACTGGCTGTTGTCGTGTCGGGCATTGTCGGTTACCTGCTGTTGATTGCCCTGACGCTTTCGATCAATACATTTCCGGAAATTCAAAAAATAGCAGTGGAAAATGCGATTGAGCAGAGCGGTAACAATGTGCCAACAGTAATTGCGATTCTGGTGAACGCGCTAGGCGAAAGAGCGGGCAGTTTGTTTTCGGCTTTGGCAGCGATGGCCATGTGGTTTTGCGGATTGTCGGCGATCACCTGGTCGTCTCGAGTGATTTATGCCTTTGCCCGTGACGCGGGAGTGCCGGCCTCGCGCATCTGGCAGCAAGTCAGCGCGAAGCAT from Acidobacteriota bacterium includes:
- a CDS encoding amino acid permease; the encoded protein is MGGFSNFAISFSIISILTGAVTLYDHGLAMGGPAQMAFGWPLVTFFTLAVVCSMAELASALPTSGAMYHWSCKLGGKGWGWFTAWFNIIGQIAAIAAIDYGCAKFLTPLLGLKAGYLLIVYGAILLSHALINHFGIRLVSWLNDFSVTVHIIGVIVIVGALMIFAPKQPVSFFFERVTGNTSGWPYWWAFIIGLLQAMWTFTGYDASASVSEETVDPRRRAPWGMVLAVVVSGIVGYLLLIALTLSINTFPEIQKIAVENAIEQSGNNVPTVIAILVNALGERAGSLFSALAAMAMWFCGLSAITWSSRVIYAFARDAGVPASRIWQQVSAKHQTPAPAIWLCAIAAFLASVYSGAYAVVTAISTIGLYISYILPVWLHWRAGSKLERGPWHLGKYSRTLNVVAILWVIFLCVILCLADAKTWKSILAVTFLLALWYGTYERRHFRGPEWSNQ